One Pseudomonas brassicacearum genomic region harbors:
- the lptB gene encoding LPS export ABC transporter ATP-binding protein yields the protein MATLKAQHLAKSYKSRQVVRDVSLSIDSGQIVGLLGPNGAGKTTCFYMIVGLVQADQGRVLIDDLDVSHQPMHGRAKAGIGYLPQEASIFRKLSVADNIMAILETRKELDKAGRRQELESLLQEFHINHIRDNLGMSLSGGERRRVEIARALATAPKFILLDEPFAGVDPISVGDIKQIIHHLKAKGIGVLITDHNVRETLDICETAYIVNDGQLIAEGDSATILANELVKEVYLGHEFRL from the coding sequence ATGGCAACTCTGAAAGCTCAGCATCTGGCCAAGAGCTACAAGAGCCGTCAAGTCGTGCGTGATGTCAGCCTGTCTATCGACAGCGGCCAGATCGTCGGCCTGCTCGGCCCCAACGGCGCGGGCAAGACCACCTGCTTCTACATGATCGTCGGCCTGGTCCAGGCCGATCAGGGCCGCGTCTTGATCGACGACCTGGACGTCAGCCACCAGCCCATGCATGGCCGGGCAAAGGCCGGTATCGGCTATCTGCCACAGGAAGCGTCGATCTTCCGCAAGCTGTCGGTGGCCGACAACATCATGGCCATCCTCGAGACCCGCAAGGAGCTCGACAAGGCCGGTCGTCGCCAGGAGCTGGAAAGCCTGTTGCAGGAATTCCACATCAACCACATCCGCGACAACCTGGGCATGAGCCTGTCCGGCGGCGAACGACGCCGCGTGGAAATCGCCCGCGCCCTGGCCACCGCGCCGAAATTCATTCTGCTCGACGAACCGTTCGCCGGCGTGGACCCGATTTCGGTGGGTGACATCAAACAGATCATCCATCACCTCAAGGCCAAGGGGATCGGGGTGCTGATCACCGACCACAACGTGCGAGAGACGCTGGATATCTGCGAAACCGCCTACATCGTCAATGATGGCCAGTTGATTGCTGAAGGCGACTCCGCCACCATCCTGGCCAACGAGCTGGTCAAGGAAGTGTATCTGGGCCATGAGTTCCGCCTGTAA